CACGACGTTTGTATTGACGAGCACGATTCTTGCAGTGATGACAGCGGTCTTCCTGCTGTGGACTCGGCGACTCGAGGACGGATCGCGGCGGCTCGGCTACGCGGTCGTCGCCGCCTGTGGAGCGATGAGCGTCGCGTACCTGCTCATGGCTGCGGGCGTGCTGTCCGTGTCGACGACCGGGCGAGACGAGTCCATCGCGCGGTTCCTCGGCTACTCGGTCGCCTGGGGCGCAGTCTGTTACGTGATCGGGATGATCGCCGACGCAGAACGGCGGTATACACTCCTCCTGCTCGGCGGGATCCTGCTAAGTCTCTGGGCGACCGTAGGAAGCTGGATACTCGGCGGGGCAGCGGGTACCGTCCTCACACTCGCGATCGTGGCCGGAGTCAGTGTGATGGGGGGCGTTCTATACGGCCCACTCGCACGCGAGGCACAGACCGTGAGCAGCGAGCGAACGCTGCTGTACGGGCGACTCAAGAATCTGACTATGCTCGTCTTCGTCGGCCTCCTCACAACCGGGATGCTCTCCGCACAGAATCTCGGGTTTACCGACGCCTTCATCGGACAGGCCCTCGCGACCTACCTTGATTTCGTCTGGCTTGCAGGCTTTGGCGGACTGGTACTCCGGAGTAGAGCTGCGCTGTCGGATGCTGGCAACGAGCGCGACGCCACGGAAGCGACGGGATCGAACGCTGAACGCGTTGCCGTCGGGACGGCACAGTCTGCCGACTGACTGCGAGCGCGAACCCGTCACAGCAGGCCCACAACCACAACGACAGCAACGGAGTGTTTTCGGCAGCGAAATCGAGACGTGAGAAGAGCGGCCGAGACGAAAGAAGAACAGATCCAGGCGAGAGAAGAGTAGGCCGAGACGAAAGAAGAACAGACTCAGACAAAAAGGAGCGCAAACAGAACAGTTGCGACAGCGCGACGACGCGCGTGGCTACGTCGATACCGTCTCGTCCGCGAGTCGGCCGACCTCGGACTCGATTTCGTCCACCAGCTCGTCGACCTGCTCGTTCTGACCGACGATCGCCTCGATTTCGGTTGCGACCTCGTGTGACTGTTCCATCGCGGTGTCGGTCATGCTCGCGACCTCTTCGGTGCTTGCCGCCTGGTCGTCAGTCGCCATCGCGACCTCCTGAATACCAGTACTCGCCTCCTGGACGGATTCCTCGATGCGCTCTAAGTTGTCGACCGTCTCCTCAACCAGCCCGACGCCGCTTTCGATCTCCTCGTTTGCCGTCTCGAGACTATCAACCGTCTCCTCGGTATCCGCCTGGATCTGGTCGATCATCCGTTCGATGTTCTTGGCTTCGTCCTGCGATTCTTCGGCCAGGGACTTGACCTCGTTTGCGACGACCGCGAACCCGTCTCCTGCTTCGCCCGCCGTCGCCGCCTCGATCGACGCATTGAGCGCGAGCAGATTCGTCTGGTCGGCGATATCGTTGATCACATCCACGATTTCGTCGATCTTCTGGACGCTCTCGCGCAAGTCCTCGACGTCGTCGGTCACCTCGTCCGCCGCATCGTCGACGACCGCCATCTTGTCGATCGCTTCCTCGGCCGTCTCCGTCGTGTCGTTCGCGATTTCCTCCGCGCGCTCGCTGGTTGCGCTGACCTCCTCGGCGTTCGAGGCAATCTCCTCGACCGTCGCCGATAGTCCCGCTACTTCGCCCGAAATCTCGCCCATCGCGTCGGACTGTTGGGCCGCCAGGTCGCTGATCTCGTCGGAACGGTCGGAGACCTCTACCGAACGCTCGCGGAGCTCGGTGACTGACGACTGGACGTTCTTCGAGACCTCGGTCCGGTGCTCGAGTTCGTCCTCGATATCGGCGTAGGCGTCGATGTAGGTGTCCATCGCGATCTGCTGGTCGACGTTCAGTAGTTTGAGCGCAGAGAGCGATCGCTCGACAACGTCGTCGACCATCTCCTGGGCGTCGGAGAGGGGCACGAGCGGCTCATCCTGGGATGGGGCTGTCGACGACTCCGCGGACAGCTCTGTCTCCGTTTCGGGTGCATCCTCGACAGCCGTACTGGCGAGGTCGTCCATCGCTTCGTCCGCAAGCGCCGTCAGAATCCCCTCGTAGTAGATCGAATAGCCGCCGAGATAGAACTTCGGCCCCATGTCCAGCATATCGTGAATCTTGCCGATCCTGGCACGGCGCTCGGCGTACGCCGTCCCGTACTCACCACGACCGATATCCATGAGATACTCATACTGGGTCCGCTCGAGTGCATCGACGGATTTCGAGGACGAGTTGAGAATCGCAGTGGCGTCGGCGTTCGACTGGAGGTGGGAGTAGAACTCAGCGACGAGGTCATCCGCAATCTCCTCGAGAAGCGGCGCCATCGACTCGAGTCGATCGGCATCGGTCTCATCGAAGCCGACGAACTCCTTTCGCCACTCGAGTTCACGGCGATCGAGCCCGATCCGGTCGGTAAGGTCACGTCCGTCGACCTGCCGTCTGTTGTGCTCGTCGATTGTAGCCTGCGCCTGACGCTCGTCCTGGTGGGTAGGCATTGTCTCGACATTCCGGCGATCCGAACATATACTTACTGGCGGCGGTGGAGTTCACAGGCGTTCTCGGTTTGGAATGTGGTCAGGGACGAGGACTGAATCTGGGTCAGGTCTGGAACTGAGTCTGTGCTCGAGCTGGAGCCAGGGTTTCGAAACGCGACCGAAGCCAACCGCACCGTCAGATCAGGACCACTCAGTGTCACCAACTGGTAGCCACTGAATAGCAAACTGTGGCTGTACTCGAGTGCCGTTCGGTCGGTGCCGACCCGAGCCGGCGGAGCAATTAAATACGAACGGCAGTCGGGTCGATCCACAGCACGAACTCGTCGTTCTGGCGGACGATGCCGGCGATTCCGTCGCCATCGACGGACGTATCGACTGTCGTCGCGTCGATCTGGCGTACCTGTCGGACTTCGTCGGCGAGCCAACCGATTCGGTCGGTCGAGTCACGCTTTCGTTTGAAGACGATGATCCGATTACCGAGGTCGTCGTTCTCGTTCTCGCCGAAGATCGTTCGCAGGTTGACGATCTTCGTCGTCTCGCCTCGGAGGTCCATCACGCCCTCGACGTGGTCGGGCGTGTTCGGGATCGCGGTCAGTTCGTCGGTGTTGACAATCTCCGCGACGTAGCCGATGTCGACGCAGTAGCGGTTCTCGCCGAGGTCGAACTCGAGGACGTGGACGCTGAGGTCGTCGGGTGTGGCTGTGTTGGTGGGCGTGTTGGTGTCTGTATTGCTGTTCGTATTCGCGCTCGTCTCCGTATTCGTAGTCGTCTCGTCGGTCGCGTTCGATTGTGTGGATTGGTTCGTAGATACCATGGCAGTTCGGTGGGTGGGTGGTGATCGGTGGTCGGTAGTCGGTAGTCGTGGTCGGTGGTCAGTGGTCGGTGATCGGTGGTCAGTGGTCGGTGATCGGTGGTCAGTGGTCGGTGGTCGGTAGTCGTGGTCGGTGGTCGGTAGTCGTGGTCGGTGGTCGGTAGTCGTGGTCGGTAATCGGCGGTCAGTAGTCGATGGCCGATGATATGCCGTGCAAGAGAGCGCTCAGCGATGCGCTACTCGTCCGCAGAGAGACTGCGAACATCGGCTTCAACCTCGTCGACCAGCTCGTCGACGGTCTCGGCGTGGCGTTCGATCGCCTCGAGTCCGTTCGTGACCTGCTGGGACGTCTCCATCGCAGTGTCGGTCATGCTCGCGACCTCTTCGGTGCTTGCCGCCTGGTCGTCGGTCGCCGTCGCGACCTCCTGAATGCCCGTGCTTGCCTCCTGGACGGATTCCTCGATACGCTCTAAGTTGTCGACCGTCTCCTCGACCAGATCGACACCAGTCGAGACGCGCTCGTTCGCCGTCTCGAGGCTGTCGACCGTCTCCTCGGTATCCGCCTGAATCTGGTCGATCATCCGTTCGATGTTCTTGGCTTCGTCCTGCGATTCTTCGGCCAGGGACTTGACCTCGTTCGCGACGACTGCGAACCCGTCTCCCGCTTCGCCCGCCGTCGCCGCTTCGATCGAGGCGTTGAGCGCGAGCAGATTCGTCTGGTCGGCGATATCGTTGATCACGTCCACGATCTCGTCGATCTTCTGGACGCTCTCGCGGAGGTTTTCGACGTCGTCAGTCACCTCGACGGCTGCCTCCTCGACGCCTTCGATCTGATCGATCGCTTCCTCGGCCGTCTCCGTCGTGTCGGTCGCGATTTCCTCGGCGCGCTCGCTGGTGGCACTGACCTCCTCGGCGTTCGAGGCAATCTCCTCAACCGTCGCCGACAGCCCCGAGACCTCACTCGCAATTTCGTTCATCGAGTTCGACTGCTCGGCCGCGAGATCCGTCATCTCCGCGGTCCGATCGGTCACGTCGGCAGTCGAATCCGAAACCTCACGCAGCGACTCCTGAATCCGATCACCGACGGCCTCGCGCTGGCGCTTCGTCTCTACCTGATTCGTGAGTTGCGCTTCGTACTCGGCGATGCGCTCTTCATCTGCTGCCTGCTGGCTGCGCTGTGCACTGGCGTAGGTCTGCATCGCGAGTTGCTGGTCGACCAGACTGTGGCGCAGCAGCGACAGCGTCCGGGAAACGACGGTGTCGACTGCGTCGTCGACGGCTTCTCCAATGGCACCGGACTCGCCAGCAGTCTCAGCGTCAGGCGTCCCAGCATCACCCCCTCCTCCTCCTCCTCCTTCTCCCTCTCTCTTCCCCTCAAACCCCGCTTTGACGTCCGCCGCAATCGCCTCGAGTGCCTCCTCGTAGTACGCGCCGAACGACCCGATATAGGCGTCAGGCCCTGCTGCAAGGACCGCCCCAACGGCCGGCGACTCGAGTCGATCCGAGAAAACCGCCACGTCGGTCCGGCCCGCCGCTGCCGCGTCGACGAGGCCGGCCTGGTCCGATTCGAGTTGGGCTTTGCTCGCGCCCGACTGCGTCTCGAGTGCACTCGAGACAGCCGGCTTGCGGCTGGCGGCGTCGGCGGACGCTGCGGCGATGTCCGCACGGGCGTCTGCGAGGGCGTCCGAGAGCGACTCGAGTCGGGCCTCGTCGTCGGCGTCCAGTGAGACGAAGGTGTTCGCGCGCTCGACGCTGGCGGGGTCGATGCCAGTGTTCATGATGGCGTCGACGTCCGCACTCGAGACCGAGGCCGAGGCCGAGCTCAAAGCCGTCCCACCGGAATCAGTGGAATCGGCTGCGGCTTCGAGACGGGACGCTCCGCCGTCTGTTCTGGGCATAGTCGTGACAGTGAGAGTCAGCTAAATAAGTGTTTTTGCAGATCCCATCCATCGGGGAGTTTAGCGGCCACAACAGTCATATACGGTGTTCTGGCAAAGCGTGATTCCCGGAGTGGCAGCGACTGGATCAGCGAAAGTGGATGAAAGTGAACGTAAAACGGGAACTGCGCTACTCGTCGCGTCGGTCCAGTGTCAGTCGATGGTCGCGATGAGTTCGTCGATGTCCAGCCAGGCGACGAGCGTCGTTCGATCCTCGTCGTCCTGCTTCTTGATGATGCCACGGACGCACTCGTGCTGGTGGTCGCCCGCGGCGTCCATCACGCTGCCCGTCTCATCGATCTGGCTGTCGTGATAGGTGACCGCCTGCGAGACGTCGGTCACGCGGACGCCGAGCTTTTGCTTGTCGTCGTCGCGTTCTAAGACGACGATGTACTGGTCGTCGGAGAGTTCGTTGTGCTCGACGTCGAGCATCGTCGTCGGGTCGAGAACACCCGTGATCTCGCCGCGGAGGTCCGTCACGCCGTCGATGGCGGTCGGACCGCGCGGGAACCGCGTGATGTCTTTCATCTCGACGATAGCGCTGATCCGATCGATCTCGATGGCGTAGCGGTTCTCGTTCAGGTAGAACTCGAGCATCTGGATTGTCGACTCGCTGTCGTGTGTCGAGTGGATCAGCGTGTTCCCCTGATCGAACATGGCGTCCTTACGGGCGCTGGTCGCGTCGCCGTACCCCTCGGCATCCGCCATCGTCGCAGAGCCGTCGACGGTTGGCTCCGCGCTGGTCCCCGTGAGTTCGGCGACGGTGGACTGGCTGGCGATTGCACCACCGAGTGCAGCGAGCGGGCCGTCCGCGCGGGATTCGGATTCGCCGTCGTCGAACGAGAGCGTAACATCAGTGTCGCCCGTCTCCATCGACGCTTCGGTATCTGTGGTCCCGGCAGCCACCCCTGCAGAGTCAACAGCCGCAGCATCGCCGGCGGCGTCAGCGCCAGCGGCGTCAGAATCGCCTGCTGTATCCGCAGCTTCTATCGCATCTGCCTCCGAATCGGCCGCGTCCGACCCCTGTTCGGGTTCGGAACTGGCGTCTGCTGTCTGTTGTCCGTCGCCGCAATTATCGTCACTGTCACCCGTGGCCCTGTCACTGCTCGCTGCTGGTTCGTCGCGTTTGCCCGCCGATTCGGTACCACTCTCTGTGCTGTCGTCGGCTGCGGACGGGGATTCTGCCGCTGACTCGTCTGCTTCGTCTTGTTCCGCGGTCTCTGCGGTCTCTGCGGCCTCCGCGGTCTCTGCAGCCTCTGCGGTCTCTGCGGCCTCCGCGGTCTCTGCAGCCTCTGCAGCCTCTGCGGTCTCTGCGGCCTCCGCAGTCTCTGCTGTCTCACGTGCCCCCCCAGCTGCACGGTTGCGCATCTCCCGAAGTCGACGTGCTCTGTCGTCAGTCATGCTGGTATCTCCTGTCGTAGCAACTGCTCGTCTACCTGCTCGGCCATCTCCATGAAGACCGCGCTCATATCCGTCTCTTCTTCCGCCGCAAACACCGACTTCCCCGACGCGAACGCCCGCTGCAACGCCACACGCTTTCGTATCCGATACAGCGGCACATCCGGCAACGCCTCGTCGAACCACTCGAGCATCTCTGTCGCCGCTCGCGTGTTCTCGATCCGATTCGCCACTAGCGCCAGCGGCTCGATCGTCACGTCGTGATCCAGCTCCAGTGCACCGACGTAATCGAAGAGCAACTCGAGTGACCGCTTGCTCGTCGGTTCGGCGAGTGCGGGGATCACGAGATTCTCCGTCGCGTACAGCGCGTTGTCGGTCAGGAGGCCGAGGTGGGGTGAGCAGTCGACGACGGTGACGTCGTACTCGCCCGCCTCCTCGAGTCGGTCGAGGAGTGCGTCGAGTCGCGTCTCGCCGTCGGGTTCCTGGACGAGCGTGGACTCGGCGGCGTTCATGTCGACGTTGCTCGCGACGACGTCCATCTCTGGGTGAGCAGAGACGAGGTCATCGGGGTCGACAGCCGCCGGGTCGACGAGCGCGTCGAGTAGCGACGGCGGTTCGGCGTCGTAGGCCTCGAGCAGGCCGAGTCCTTCGGTCGCGTTCCCTTGCGGATCGAGGTCGACGAAGAGGACGTTACGTCCGAGTTCGTTCAGCGCACCCGCGAGGTTGATCGCGACGGTCGTCTTGCCGACGCCTCCTTTCTGATTTGTCACACACAGCCGAGCAGCTCCCGCCATTCGAGTGAGTCGTTTCAACTCTGCCTACATAACTCACACGGCCAGCACGGGTGAGAACGTGGCAGTCGCCGGATCGAGCGGCGCTTGCCGGTCGGTCCGGCCGAACGCTTTATGCGGGGATCATTACAAACCAGTGCCATGGCAGTGAACGGATCGAGCGCTGATGCCGTCGATTCTACTCGCGCACTGGGAGGCGACCGCTGCGTGGGATGCGTGGGACGCGTGAAACTCGTGGAACTCGTGGAACTCGTTAGACGAATCGACGCGTGGGGGCTCGGCGCTTCGGCGCAGCGCGGTGTGGAACTGAATCGCGACTGCAGCCGTCACAATCGACGAGCACCGAACCCGTCGGCCCAACCGACCGGGACACGGGAGGACACCTGATGGTCGATGCAGTAATCGCGGACGACTCGGCGGTGATGCGCGAGACGCTCGGGAAGATTCTGGAGGACGGCGGGATCACCGTCGTCGCCCGTGCCAAAGACGGCACCGAGGCGGTCGAACTCATCGAGCGCCACGAGCCGGATGTGGCGACGATCGACATTCAGATGCCCGGTCTGACCGGCCACGAGGTGATCGAGCAGGTGATGGCCGAGAACCCGATTCCGATGCTCGTCATCAGCTCGCAGACGACGCGCAATGCTGACGCGACGTTCGACGCGCTCGATGCCGGTGCGGTCGACTTTCTGGCAAAGCCGTCCGGTGACGGCTCGGTCAACATCTGGTCCCAGCAGGAGACGATCGTCGACCGCGTCCGTGCGGTTGCGGAGGCTGATGTCGCAGGGATGGAGACCGGCCGCGTGAGCGAGGAACAGTCCCAGACGATCAGCGTCAGTTCCGAGTTTCCCTGCAATCCGACGCTCGTCATCGGCGCATCGACCGGCGGCCCACGGGTCGTCGAACAGGTGCTGTCCGAACTCCCACAGCGGGCAGGGTTACGAGTGCTTGTGGTCCAACACATGGCAGATCATTACACAGAACGATTCGCGAAACGGCTCAACGAACGAACGGCATACGACTTCAGACAGGCCCGAGATGGAGACACTGTCGGCCCCGGAGAAGGCGTACTGGCGAAAGGTGGCTCACACCTACGGGTGACTGCCGACCGAAACGGTCGACTCACCGTTTCCCACGACAACGGCCCCAAACGCCATAACGTCAGGCCCGCCATCGACGTAACGATGGAAACCGCAGCCGAAACGGTCACCGGGAATCTCACCGGTGTGATTCTGACCGGGATGGGTGCCGACGGCGCTGCCGGCCTCGCCGCGATCAAAGACGCCGGCGGGAAAGCGATCGTCCAGGACGAGGCAACCTCGCGCGTCTACGGCATGCCGAAGGTGGCAGCCGAGGAAGTCGACGTGAACATGGTGCTCCCGAAGGATCGCATCGCCGAGGGAGTCACAAACGCCTTCCGGGGGTGGTCCGCGTGAGCGACGCAACGAGCACCTTCGTTCAGGAGAGCCAGGAAGACATCCAGAAGCTGAACAACGCACTGCTCGACCTCGAGGACGACCCCGAGGGCTCGGACGCCATCGAGACGGTGTTCCGCGTCGCCCACAATCTGAAGGGGAACTTCGGCGTGATGGGCTACACGACGGCGAGCAACCTCGCCCACGCCATCGAGGACTTGCTCGATTGCATTCGCGACGGCGAACTCGAGGTCACCCCCGAACGGATGGACCTCATCTTCAACGGCGTCGACCACCTCGCCCAGATGGTCGCGGAGATTTCGGACACCGGCGAGACGAACACCGACCCCGAGGAGACGATCGAGGCGATCCGCGCGTCGATCGAGGATGGGGAGTCCGCAGGGGGAGAAGATGATGGGAACGACGCCGACACTGATACGAACACTGACGCCGTCGCCACCGACCGCAAAGTCCCACTCGAGGACCTCGCCGACGACATCGACCGCGAGGCACTCGAGAACGAGACGAACGTCTACCGGGCAGCACTCGAGTTAGACGACAGCGGTTCGCCGCAGGTCGACGCGATGTTCGTCCTCGACGCGGCCGGTGACGAGTTCGAGTTGCTCCGGACGGTGCCGGCGAACGAGACGATCGAGGCGGGCGAGTTCGATGCGGTCTTCGACGCCTACGTGACGGCGGCGGACGATGAGACGGACCGCGGTAGCGTCGAGGCGTTCTTCGACGACAATCGGTACGTCGAGGGTGCCAGCGTCACGGACGTAACCGACGACATTGTCGACGAGTTGACGGCGGATGGAGACGATGCAGGCGATTCAGACGAAGAATCGGGTGACTCGACAGGTAGCAGCACGAACGTCACCCACAGCAGCAAGGAAGTCGAGTCGATCCGCGTCGACGTCGAACAGATCGACCAACTCTACAACCAGGTCGAGGAGATGGTCACGAGTCGGATCAAACTCCGCAAGATCATCGAGGGCAGCGACCTCGTCGAAGCCGAGGACGAACTCGAGGAACACGGCAAAATTACGGCCAGTCTGCAGGATACGGTCCTCGAGATTCGGCTGGTGCCGCTGAAGAAGATCGTCGGCAACTTCCCGCGGATCGTCCGCGACATCTCGCGCGATCAGGGCAAGGAGATCGACTTCCAGATGGAAGGCGTCGATATCGAGATGGATCGTTCGATCCTGAACGAACTGGGTGATCCGTTGATGCACCTCATCCGGAACGCGGTCGACCACGGCATCGAGTCGCCCGAAGAGCGCGAGGAGAAAGGCAAACCTCGTGAGGGGACGATCAAGCTCATCGGCGAGCGCGAGCGCGACCGCGTCTCCGTGACGGTGAAAGACGACGGTGGCGGCCTCGACGTCGAGAAGATTCGCTCGAAGGCGGTCGAGAAGGGCGTGATGTCCGAAGACGAGGTCCAGTTGCTCGACGACTCCGAGGTGTACGACCTCATCTTCCACCCCGGCTTCTCGACGACGGAGGAAGTGACCGAGGTCAGCGGCCGCGGCGTCGGCATGGACGTGGTCAACCAGGTCGTTCGCGGCGTCGACGGTTCGATCAACGTCGAGAGCGCACCCGACGAAGGGACCGCGATCACGCTGATGCTACCCGTCAGCGTCGCCATCGTTCGTGTCCTGTTCGTCACGGTCGGCGACGAGACCTATGGCGTCCCGATCAAGAACATCGACGAAATCTCCGAGTTCGAGGACGTCGATATCGAATCCGTCGAGGGACGAAAGACCGTCACCCACGACGGCAACGTCTACCCGCTGCTGTCGCTTGGCAACCGCCTCGACGTTCCCGACACCGAACCCGACGATGACGACATGGTCGTCCGCATCAAAGACAGCGTCAGGCAGGTCTGTCTGCGCTGTTCGGACGTGATGGGACAGGAGGAAGTCGTCATCAAACCGTTCGAGGGGGTCCTGAGTGGCGCACCCGGAATCAGCGGCGCGTCGGTGCTCGGCGAGGGTGAAGTCGTGATGATCCTCGACGTGGATACGCTGTAGCAACGCCTCTCCTACTCGAGTTCGACGGTGGCACAGACAACAGGTGCGGGTGGTGGCACACTGCCGGAACCGAACAGCCAACAATTCAGACTATGACGGACGAAAAACGACTCGGTCGGGACCAACCCACGCCAGGACAGGCGGAGACGCCGTCAACCGGCGAGAGTACAGATAAGATCATCGCGACCCTGCGTACAGACCCTGACTCTGCAGCCCGCTCTGCAGCGCGCGACGAAACCGACTCGATCCCCGTCGGCATCGCCGACTACGCGCTCACCGACGACGAGACGACGCTCAAAACAAGCGGCCTCGGCTCCTGTATCGGCGTCGCGATCC
The DNA window shown above is from Natrialba magadii ATCC 43099 and carries:
- a CDS encoding methyl-accepting chemotaxis protein, translating into MPRTDGGASRLEAAADSTDSGGTALSSASASVSSADVDAIMNTGIDPASVERANTFVSLDADDEARLESLSDALADARADIAAASADAASRKPAVSSALETQSGASKAQLESDQAGLVDAAAAGRTDVAVFSDRLESPAVGAVLAAGPDAYIGSFGAYYEEALEAIAADVKAGFEGKREGEGGGGGGGDAGTPDAETAGESGAIGEAVDDAVDTVVSRTLSLLRHSLVDQQLAMQTYASAQRSQQAADEERIAEYEAQLTNQVETKRQREAVGDRIQESLREVSDSTADVTDRTAEMTDLAAEQSNSMNEIASEVSGLSATVEEIASNAEEVSATSERAEEIATDTTETAEEAIDQIEGVEEAAVEVTDDVENLRESVQKIDEIVDVINDIADQTNLLALNASIEAATAGEAGDGFAVVANEVKSLAEESQDEAKNIERMIDQIQADTEETVDSLETANERVSTGVDLVEETVDNLERIEESVQEASTGIQEVATATDDQAASTEEVASMTDTAMETSQQVTNGLEAIERHAETVDELVDEVEADVRSLSADE
- a CDS encoding bacteriorhodopsin encodes the protein MIEHTTTFVLTSTILAVMTAVFLLWTRRLEDGSRRLGYAVVAACGAMSVAYLLMAAGVLSVSTTGRDESIARFLGYSVAWGAVCYVIGMIADAERRYTLLLLGGILLSLWATVGSWILGGAAGTVLTLAIVAGVSVMGGVLYGPLAREAQTVSSERTLLYGRLKNLTMLVFVGLLTTGMLSAQNLGFTDAFIGQALATYLDFVWLAGFGGLVLRSRAALSDAGNERDATEATGSNAERVAVGTAQSAD
- the cheA gene encoding chemotaxis protein CheA; its protein translation is MVRVSDATSTFVQESQEDIQKLNNALLDLEDDPEGSDAIETVFRVAHNLKGNFGVMGYTTASNLAHAIEDLLDCIRDGELEVTPERMDLIFNGVDHLAQMVAEISDTGETNTDPEETIEAIRASIEDGESAGGEDDGNDADTDTNTDAVATDRKVPLEDLADDIDREALENETNVYRAALELDDSGSPQVDAMFVLDAAGDEFELLRTVPANETIEAGEFDAVFDAYVTAADDETDRGSVEAFFDDNRYVEGASVTDVTDDIVDELTADGDDAGDSDEESGDSTGSSTNVTHSSKEVESIRVDVEQIDQLYNQVEEMVTSRIKLRKIIEGSDLVEAEDELEEHGKITASLQDTVLEIRLVPLKKIVGNFPRIVRDISRDQGKEIDFQMEGVDIEMDRSILNELGDPLMHLIRNAVDHGIESPEEREEKGKPREGTIKLIGERERDRVSVTVKDDGGGLDVEKIRSKAVEKGVMSEDEVQLLDDSEVYDLIFHPGFSTTEEVTEVSGRGVGMDVVNQVVRGVDGSINVESAPDEGTAITLMLPVSVAIVRVLFVTVGDETYGVPIKNIDEISEFEDVDIESVEGRKTVTHDGNVYPLLSLGNRLDVPDTEPDDDDMVVRIKDSVRQVCLRCSDVMGQEEVVIKPFEGVLSGAPGISGASVLGEGEVVMILDVDTL
- a CDS encoding globin-coupled sensor protein; this encodes MPTHQDERQAQATIDEHNRRQVDGRDLTDRIGLDRRELEWRKEFVGFDETDADRLESMAPLLEEIADDLVAEFYSHLQSNADATAILNSSSKSVDALERTQYEYLMDIGRGEYGTAYAERRARIGKIHDMLDMGPKFYLGGYSIYYEGILTALADEAMDDLASTAVEDAPETETELSAESSTAPSQDEPLVPLSDAQEMVDDVVERSLSALKLLNVDQQIAMDTYIDAYADIEDELEHRTEVSKNVQSSVTELRERSVEVSDRSDEISDLAAQQSDAMGEISGEVAGLSATVEEIASNAEEVSATSERAEEIANDTTETAEEAIDKMAVVDDAADEVTDDVEDLRESVQKIDEIVDVINDIADQTNLLALNASIEAATAGEAGDGFAVVANEVKSLAEESQDEAKNIERMIDQIQADTEETVDSLETANEEIESGVGLVEETVDNLERIEESVQEASTGIQEVAMATDDQAASTEEVASMTDTAMEQSHEVATEIEAIVGQNEQVDELVDEIESEVGRLADETVST
- a CDS encoding ParA family protein; amino-acid sequence: MAGAARLCVTNQKGGVGKTTVAINLAGALNELGRNVLFVDLDPQGNATEGLGLLEAYDAEPPSLLDALVDPAAVDPDDLVSAHPEMDVVASNVDMNAAESTLVQEPDGETRLDALLDRLEEAGEYDVTVVDCSPHLGLLTDNALYATENLVIPALAEPTSKRSLELLFDYVGALELDHDVTIEPLALVANRIENTRAATEMLEWFDEALPDVPLYRIRKRVALQRAFASGKSVFAAEEETDMSAVFMEMAEQVDEQLLRQEIPA
- a CDS encoding chemotaxis protein CheW, coding for MTDDRARRLREMRNRAAGGARETAETAEAAETAEAAEAAETAEAAETAEAAETAEAAETAETAEQDEADESAAESPSAADDSTESGTESAGKRDEPAASSDRATGDSDDNCGDGQQTADASSEPEQGSDAADSEADAIEAADTAGDSDAAGADAAGDAAAVDSAGVAAGTTDTEASMETGDTDVTLSFDDGESESRADGPLAALGGAIASQSTVAELTGTSAEPTVDGSATMADAEGYGDATSARKDAMFDQGNTLIHSTHDSESTIQMLEFYLNENRYAIEIDRISAIVEMKDITRFPRGPTAIDGVTDLRGEITGVLDPTTMLDVEHNELSDDQYIVVLERDDDKQKLGVRVTDVSQAVTYHDSQIDETGSVMDAAGDHQHECVRGIIKKQDDEDRTTLVAWLDIDELIATID
- a CDS encoding chemotaxis protein CheW; the encoded protein is MVSTNQSTQSNATDETTTNTETSANTNSNTDTNTPTNTATPDDLSVHVLEFDLGENRYCVDIGYVAEIVNTDELTAIPNTPDHVEGVMDLRGETTKIVNLRTIFGENENDDLGNRIIVFKRKRDSTDRIGWLADEVRQVRQIDATTVDTSVDGDGIAGIVRQNDEFVLWIDPTAVRI
- the cheB gene encoding chemotaxis-specific protein-glutamate methyltransferase CheB; translation: MVDAVIADDSAVMRETLGKILEDGGITVVARAKDGTEAVELIERHEPDVATIDIQMPGLTGHEVIEQVMAENPIPMLVISSQTTRNADATFDALDAGAVDFLAKPSGDGSVNIWSQQETIVDRVRAVAEADVAGMETGRVSEEQSQTISVSSEFPCNPTLVIGASTGGPRVVEQVLSELPQRAGLRVLVVQHMADHYTERFAKRLNERTAYDFRQARDGDTVGPGEGVLAKGGSHLRVTADRNGRLTVSHDNGPKRHNVRPAIDVTMETAAETVTGNLTGVILTGMGADGAAGLAAIKDAGGKAIVQDEATSRVYGMPKVAAEEVDVNMVLPKDRIAEGVTNAFRGWSA